A genome region from Geminicoccus roseus DSM 18922 includes the following:
- a CDS encoding SDR family NAD(P)-dependent oxidoreductase — MDLGLKGLRAVVTGGSKGIGRRCAEAFAAEGAHVAICARNGQEVDATVELIRKQGVDGFGQAIDVADKAALEAWIGASAKAMGGIDILVANVSALAVTDDEEAWRRQFEVDMLHSVNAVNAAMPYLEKSKHPSIVLISSVSGREIDFTGPAYGAFKAALIHYAHGLAHKLAPKMIRVNSVSPGNVYFQGGVWHWIEENNPELFKQALDLNPTGRMATPEEIAKGVVFLASPASSFTSGTNLVIDGALTKGVQL; from the coding sequence ATGGATCTGGGTCTGAAGGGCCTGCGGGCGGTCGTCACCGGCGGCAGCAAGGGGATCGGCCGGCGCTGCGCCGAGGCGTTCGCCGCGGAGGGCGCCCATGTCGCGATCTGCGCGCGCAACGGCCAGGAGGTCGACGCCACGGTCGAACTGATCCGCAAGCAGGGGGTGGACGGGTTCGGCCAGGCGATCGACGTCGCCGACAAGGCGGCGCTGGAAGCCTGGATCGGCGCCTCGGCCAAGGCGATGGGCGGCATCGACATCCTGGTGGCCAATGTCTCGGCCCTGGCGGTCACCGACGACGAGGAGGCGTGGCGGCGCCAGTTCGAGGTCGACATGCTGCACAGCGTCAACGCGGTGAACGCGGCGATGCCCTATCTGGAGAAGTCCAAGCACCCGTCGATCGTGCTGATCAGCTCGGTGTCCGGCCGCGAGATCGACTTCACCGGCCCGGCCTATGGCGCCTTCAAGGCGGCGCTGATCCACTACGCCCACGGCCTTGCCCACAAGCTGGCGCCGAAGATGATCCGCGTGAACAGCGTCTCGCCCGGCAATGTCTACTTCCAGGGCGGCGTCTGGCACTGGATCGAGGAGAACAACCCGGAGCTGTTCAAGCAGGCGCTGGATCTCAACCCGACCGGGCGGATGGCCACGCCGGAGGAGATCGCCAAGGGCGTGGTGTTCCTGGCCAGCCCCGCCTCCAGCTTCACCTCCGGCACCAACCTGGTGATCGATGGCGCGCTCACCAAGGGCGTCCAGCTCTAG
- a CDS encoding TetR family transcriptional regulator C-terminal domain-containing protein — MAGQIRRKNRALILQAAEQVFAEKGLEGATTRAIANLAGLPKSNILYYFGTKEQLYRSLLEQNVRLWLDAFGRFGVDDDPIDALESYVVEKVRMSFARPHASRIFAREMLSGGGHLRLYLESELRDWVQERALVMRGWIAKGLMSPVDPHHLLFTIWAATQTFADFAPQVEAVEGGPPDAAGQAAIARSVAEFVLRACIPASRLEARRTVRAA; from the coding sequence TTGGCTGGCCAGATCCGTCGGAAGAATCGCGCGCTCATTCTCCAGGCCGCCGAGCAGGTCTTCGCCGAGAAGGGGCTGGAGGGTGCGACCACCCGGGCGATCGCGAACCTGGCCGGCCTGCCCAAGTCGAACATCCTCTATTATTTCGGGACCAAGGAGCAGCTCTACCGCAGCCTCCTCGAGCAGAACGTGCGGCTCTGGCTGGATGCGTTCGGCCGGTTCGGGGTGGACGACGATCCGATCGACGCCCTGGAAAGCTACGTGGTCGAGAAGGTGCGGATGAGCTTCGCCCGCCCGCACGCGTCCAGGATCTTCGCCCGGGAGATGCTCAGCGGCGGCGGCCATCTGCGCCTCTACCTGGAAAGCGAGCTGCGCGATTGGGTCCAGGAGCGCGCCCTGGTGATGCGCGGCTGGATCGCCAAGGGCCTGATGAGCCCGGTCGACCCGCACCATCTCCTGTTCACCATCTGGGCGGCCACCCAGACTTTTGCCGACTTCGCGCCGCAGGTGGAGGCGGTCGAGGGCGGCCCTCCCGATGCGGCCGGCCAGGCGGCGATCGCCCGCTCGGTCGCCGAGTTCGTGCTGCGCGCCTGCATCCCCGCCAGCCGCCTGGAAGCGCGCCGGACGGTCCGGGCCGCCTGA
- a CDS encoding NAD(P)-dependent oxidoreductase, producing MSDIAGHRLTAEEYARGFADLAPPLSRKAALVEASRCLFCYDAPCVEACPTGIDIPRFIRGIQTDNVRGAAMTILDANILGGTCARVCPTEILCEGSCVRLDQDHEPVMIGALQRYATDHLFAAGEQPFERAPATGRRVAVVGAGPAGLACAHHLARHGHDVVIFEKRPRPGGLNEYGIAAYKMTDDFAQREVGFLLQLGGIEIRHGIALGLDVHVEDLAREFDAVFLAVGMAGTNALRIEGEELEGVADAVAFIAALRQAADKGELPVGRDVVVIGGGNTAVDMAIQARRLGAQNVTIAYRRGTGQMGATGFEQELAQTNGVTIRTWTAPVRILGEAGKVAGIELEHTRLREDGVLEGTGERFTLAADQVFKAVGQKLVAADLNGSAARLEMEGAKIAVDSQRRTALSKVWAGGDAVGLDQDLTVVAVEDGKIAARSIHEFLSGSTELPGS from the coding sequence ATGAGCGACATCGCCGGCCACCGGCTGACGGCCGAGGAGTATGCGAGGGGCTTTGCCGACCTGGCGCCGCCCTTGTCGCGCAAGGCGGCGCTGGTCGAGGCGTCGCGCTGCCTGTTCTGCTACGATGCGCCCTGCGTGGAGGCCTGTCCCACCGGGATCGACATCCCGCGCTTCATCCGCGGCATCCAGACCGACAATGTCCGCGGCGCCGCGATGACCATCCTGGACGCCAACATCCTGGGCGGCACCTGCGCCCGGGTCTGCCCCACCGAGATCCTGTGCGAGGGCTCCTGCGTGCGGCTGGACCAGGACCACGAGCCGGTGATGATCGGCGCCCTGCAGCGCTATGCCACCGACCATCTGTTCGCCGCGGGCGAGCAGCCGTTCGAGCGGGCCCCGGCCACCGGGCGCCGGGTCGCGGTGGTGGGCGCCGGGCCGGCCGGGCTCGCCTGCGCCCATCACCTGGCCCGGCACGGCCACGACGTGGTGATCTTCGAGAAGCGGCCCAGGCCCGGCGGGCTGAACGAGTACGGGATCGCCGCCTACAAGATGACCGACGACTTCGCCCAGCGCGAGGTGGGCTTCCTCCTGCAACTGGGCGGGATCGAGATCCGCCACGGCATCGCCCTTGGGCTGGACGTGCATGTGGAAGACCTGGCCCGGGAGTTCGACGCGGTGTTCCTGGCGGTCGGCATGGCCGGCACCAACGCGCTCAGGATCGAGGGCGAGGAGCTGGAGGGGGTCGCCGATGCGGTGGCCTTCATCGCCGCGCTGCGCCAGGCCGCCGACAAGGGCGAGCTGCCGGTCGGCCGGGACGTGGTGGTGATCGGCGGCGGCAACACCGCGGTCGACATGGCGATCCAGGCCAGGCGCCTGGGGGCGCAGAACGTCACCATCGCGTACCGGCGCGGCACCGGCCAGATGGGCGCCACCGGCTTCGAGCAGGAGCTGGCCCAGACCAACGGCGTGACGATCCGGACCTGGACGGCCCCGGTGCGGATCCTGGGCGAGGCCGGCAAGGTCGCGGGCATCGAGCTGGAGCACACCAGGCTGCGCGAGGACGGGGTGCTGGAAGGCACCGGCGAGCGCTTCACGCTTGCCGCCGACCAGGTGTTCAAGGCGGTCGGCCAGAAGCTGGTGGCGGCTGACCTGAACGGCAGCGCCGCGCGCCTGGAGATGGAAGGCGCCAAGATCGCGGTGGACTCGCAGCGGCGCACCGCCCTGTCCAAGGTCTGGGCCGGCGGCGACGCGGTCGGCCTGGACCAGGACCTGACCGTGGTGGCGGTCGAGGACGGCAAGATCGCGGCCCGCTCGATCCACGAATTCCTGTCCGGCTCGACCGAGCTGCCCGGCAGCTGA
- the preA gene encoding NAD-dependent dihydropyrimidine dehydrogenase subunit PreA, protein MADLRCDIAGVKAPNPFWLASAPPTDKEYNVVRAFKAGWGGVVWKTLGEDPPVVNVSSRYGAIKYRGQRMAGFNNIELITDRPLQVNLQEIKRVKKDWPDRAIVVSLMVPCTEEAWKGILPLVEETGADGVELNFGCPHGMSERGMGSAVGQVPEYIEMVARWCKQATRMPVFVKLTPNVTNILAPARAAVRGGADAVSLINTVNSITAVDLDQMAPEPVVGGKGAHGGYCGPAVKPIALGMVAEIDRDPECAEIPISGIGGIETWRDAAEFIALGCGSVQVCTAAMHYGFKIVEDMTSGLSNWMDEKGYRTIGDFMGRATRNYRNWGELDLNYKIVANINQDLCIKCGLCHIACEDTSHQSIFALREDGKRKYVVNEPECVGCNLCMHVCPVEDCITMQERDTGRPYLNWGMHPNNPLANAAE, encoded by the coding sequence ATGGCCGATCTGCGTTGCGACATTGCCGGGGTGAAGGCGCCCAACCCGTTCTGGCTGGCCTCGGCGCCGCCCACCGACAAGGAATACAACGTCGTCCGCGCCTTCAAGGCCGGCTGGGGCGGCGTGGTCTGGAAGACGCTCGGCGAGGACCCGCCGGTGGTCAACGTCTCGTCGCGCTACGGCGCCATCAAGTATCGCGGCCAGCGAATGGCCGGCTTCAACAACATCGAGCTGATCACCGACCGGCCGCTACAGGTCAACCTGCAGGAGATCAAGCGGGTCAAGAAGGACTGGCCGGACCGGGCGATCGTGGTGTCGCTGATGGTGCCCTGCACCGAGGAGGCCTGGAAGGGCATCCTGCCGCTGGTGGAGGAGACCGGGGCCGACGGGGTCGAACTGAATTTCGGCTGCCCGCACGGCATGTCCGAGCGCGGCATGGGCTCGGCGGTGGGCCAGGTGCCCGAGTACATCGAGATGGTGGCGCGCTGGTGCAAGCAGGCGACCCGGATGCCGGTGTTCGTCAAGCTCACCCCGAACGTGACCAACATCCTGGCGCCGGCGCGCGCCGCGGTGCGGGGCGGGGCGGATGCAGTCAGCCTGATCAACACGGTCAACTCGATCACCGCGGTGGACCTGGACCAGATGGCGCCGGAGCCGGTGGTGGGCGGCAAGGGCGCCCATGGCGGCTATTGCGGCCCGGCGGTGAAGCCGATCGCGCTCGGCATGGTCGCCGAGATCGACCGCGATCCGGAATGCGCCGAGATCCCGATCAGCGGGATCGGCGGGATCGAGACCTGGCGGGACGCGGCGGAGTTCATCGCCCTTGGCTGCGGCTCGGTGCAGGTCTGCACGGCGGCCATGCATTACGGCTTCAAGATCGTCGAGGACATGACATCGGGCCTGTCCAACTGGATGGACGAGAAGGGCTACCGGACCATCGGCGACTTCATGGGCCGCGCCACCCGCAACTACCGCAACTGGGGCGAGCTCGACCTCAACTACAAGATCGTGGCGAACATCAACCAGGACCTGTGCATCAAGTGCGGGCTCTGCCACATCGCCTGCGAGGACACCTCGCACCAGTCGATCTTCGCCCTGCGCGAGGACGGCAAGCGCAAGTACGTGGTCAACGAGCCGGAATGCGTCGGCTGCAACCTGTGCATGCATGTCTGCCCGGTCGAGGACTGCATCACCATGCAGGAGCGCGACACCGGCCGGCCCTACCTGAACTGGGGCATGCACCCGAACAACCCGCTGGCCAACGCGGCCGAGTGA
- a CDS encoding transposase codes for MIPPQRHDAPVACPAGIYHNRHRVERLWARPKEWRAMATRTEKRGSSFMGGRCLAAALEWLRNRWAPAGNGTTSSLARTARHAETTPAAPSSRVLVAKIEGPAG; via the coding sequence GTGATCCCGCCGCAGCGGCACGACGCACCGGTCGCCTGCCCCGCCGGGATCTACCATAACCGCCATCGCGTCGAGCGCCTCTGGGCCAGACCGAAGGAGTGGCGGGCGATGGCCACCCGCACCGAGAAGAGGGGCAGCTCCTTCATGGGCGGCCGCTGCCTTGCCGCCGCTCTCGAATGGCTCAGGAACCGATGGGCCCCAGCAGGGAACGGGACAACATCCAGCTTGGCCCGGACGGCGCGGCACGCCGAAACGACGCCGGCCGCGCCTTCTTCAAGGGTGTTGGTGGCAAAGATCGAAGGACCTGCGGGGTGA